In the Campylobacter concisus genome, one interval contains:
- a CDS encoding proline--tRNA ligase codes for MRFSKFYAPTTKEAPKDASLPSHKFLIRGGFVEQIGSGLYNYLPLGKIMHEKISRIAREEMDEAGALEVSFSVVTSGELWKQSGRYNVFGKELLRFKDRKENDFVISPTNEEAAVALVRGKVTSYKQLPLNLYQINTKFRDEARPRFGLLRGREFTMKDAYSFHSSKEDLKREFDLMEATYSKIFTRLGLNFRAVEADSGAIGGSGSKEFMVLASNGEDDILCCEACKYAANIEAARRKARTTDAEAPEADAAKFKTPDTKTIKGVAEFFKVSEFYCIKAVIKKAIYEDKEEVVVFFVRGDDELQETKAQNACKALELVDASEEEIIKAGLVAGFCGPVGLKDVKFYIDNELKGANNMICGANEKDYHFVGVSVSGFNEERFKDLVKVKEGDKCPECGGNLKLSKGIEVGHIFQLGDKYSAAMNATYLDENGKAKPFLMGCYGIGISRLIAVMIEASHDEKGCIWKKECAPFDVEIIISNLKDEEGVKFAFELYESLKKAGVSVIIDDRNERFGVKMNDFELIGFPFALLVGKEFANGKVEFITRDGLSKETIGANEAFKKIKEGL; via the coding sequence ATGAGATTTAGTAAATTTTATGCACCAACTACCAAAGAAGCGCCAAAAGACGCCTCTTTGCCAAGTCATAAATTTTTAATAAGAGGTGGCTTTGTCGAGCAGATAGGCTCAGGTCTTTATAACTATCTACCGCTTGGAAAGATCATGCATGAGAAAATTTCTCGTATCGCGCGAGAGGAGATGGATGAGGCTGGTGCGCTAGAGGTGAGCTTTAGCGTGGTTACTTCAGGCGAGCTTTGGAAGCAAAGTGGTCGCTACAACGTCTTTGGTAAGGAGCTTTTGCGCTTTAAAGATAGAAAAGAAAATGACTTTGTTATAAGCCCTACAAACGAAGAGGCAGCCGTTGCTTTGGTACGTGGCAAGGTGACTAGCTATAAGCAGTTGCCGCTAAATTTATACCAGATAAATACTAAATTTCGTGACGAGGCAAGACCACGCTTTGGCTTGCTAAGAGGTCGCGAATTTACGATGAAAGATGCTTACAGCTTCCACTCTAGCAAAGAGGATCTTAAGCGAGAGTTTGACCTTATGGAGGCAACTTATAGTAAAATTTTCACTCGTCTGGGGCTAAATTTTAGAGCCGTTGAAGCTGATAGTGGAGCTATCGGTGGTAGCGGCAGTAAAGAATTTATGGTGCTTGCAAGTAATGGCGAAGATGACATCCTTTGCTGTGAGGCTTGCAAATACGCTGCAAATATAGAGGCTGCTAGGAGAAAAGCTAGAACAACCGATGCTGAGGCACCAGAGGCTGACGCGGCTAAATTTAAAACGCCAGATACAAAGACTATAAAAGGTGTGGCTGAGTTTTTCAAAGTTAGCGAGTTTTACTGCATAAAAGCCGTTATAAAAAAAGCAATCTACGAGGACAAGGAAGAAGTTGTGGTCTTTTTTGTAAGGGGAGATGACGAGCTTCAAGAAACAAAGGCGCAAAATGCTTGCAAGGCGCTCGAGCTTGTCGATGCTAGCGAAGAAGAGATTATAAAAGCTGGGCTTGTGGCTGGATTTTGCGGACCAGTTGGGCTAAAAGATGTAAAATTTTACATAGACAACGAGCTAAAAGGCGCAAATAATATGATATGTGGTGCCAACGAAAAGGATTACCACTTTGTTGGCGTTAGCGTTAGCGGATTTAACGAAGAGAGATTTAAAGACCTTGTAAAGGTAAAAGAGGGCGATAAATGCCCAGAGTGTGGCGGAAATTTAAAACTTAGTAAGGGCATAGAAGTCGGTCATATCTTTCAACTAGGCGATAAATATTCAGCTGCGATGAATGCGACATATCTTGATGAAAACGGCAAGGCAAAGCCATTTTTGATGGGTTGCTATGGTATTGGTATCAGTAGGCTGATTGCCGTAATGATAGAGGCTAGCCACGACGAGAAGGGCTGCATCTGGAAAAAAGAGTGCGCGCCGTTTGACGTGGAGATCATCATTTCAAATTTAAAAGATGAAGAGGGCGTAAAATTTGCATTTGAGCTTTATGAGAGCCTTAAAAAAGCTGGCGTTAGTGTCATCATCGACGATAGAAACG
- the hemA gene encoding glutamyl-tRNA reductase — protein MHYLDISFTYKNTDISVREKLAFDSDEKKEQILKLLRSNKSINECMVLNTCNRVEIIASVSDLESATTHAFRCMSVFSGVFEDELYERADIYEDSGAVHHLFAVASSLDSLVVGETQIVGQLKNAFKFAYDSSACGEQISKIIHYACKCAAKVRNETQISKNPISVSSVAVAKAKEIFGTLEGKTAIVVGAGEMGELAAKHLISSGAEVIIINRSSERVEQLVDSLGDNASWDSILKLKEYVNNYDLIFSSTAAPHAIITNAIIEPREFHRYFFDIAVPRDIDLINTEFISVYTVDSLEEIVRKNLALREEQAQKAYSIVGQGTSEFLKILKEDMSVPLIKSIRKQAEICAKNELEKAIKKGYLKHSDYEEAQKLIHQVFKAFLHQPTMKLKELADKEGARELSSGVRYLFDIKEEQIFQAGDIDEI, from the coding sequence ATGCACTATTTAGATATAAGTTTTACATATAAAAATACTGATATTTCAGTTAGAGAAAAGCTTGCATTTGATAGCGATGAGAAAAAAGAGCAAATTTTAAAACTACTAAGATCAAACAAAAGTATAAACGAATGTATGGTTTTAAATACATGCAACCGCGTCGAGATAATTGCAAGCGTTAGTGATCTAGAAAGTGCAACGACGCATGCATTTAGGTGTATGTCTGTATTTTCAGGTGTTTTTGAAGATGAGCTTTATGAAAGGGCTGATATTTATGAAGATAGCGGAGCTGTGCACCACCTCTTTGCTGTGGCAAGCTCGCTTGATAGCCTAGTCGTCGGCGAAACGCAGATCGTTGGCCAGCTAAAAAATGCCTTTAAATTTGCTTACGATAGCTCAGCTTGTGGCGAACAAATCAGTAAAATCATCCATTATGCATGTAAATGCGCTGCTAAAGTTAGAAACGAAACTCAAATTTCTAAAAACCCGATCTCCGTTTCAAGTGTCGCCGTAGCAAAGGCAAAAGAAATTTTTGGCACGCTTGAAGGTAAAACTGCTATCGTCGTAGGAGCTGGCGAAATGGGCGAGCTAGCAGCAAAACACCTAATCTCTAGTGGCGCAGAAGTCATCATTATAAATAGAAGCTCCGAGCGTGTTGAGCAGCTAGTTGATAGCCTGGGTGATAACGCTAGTTGGGATAGCATTTTAAAATTAAAAGAGTATGTAAATAATTACGATCTAATATTTTCAAGCACCGCAGCCCCGCACGCGATCATCACAAATGCCATAATCGAACCAAGAGAATTTCACAGATACTTTTTTGATATTGCCGTGCCAAGGGATATTGATCTTATAAATACAGAATTTATTAGTGTCTATACGGTTGATAGTTTAGAGGAGATAGTAAGGAAAAATTTAGCCCTAAGAGAGGAGCAAGCACAAAAAGCTTATTCGATCGTAGGTCAAGGCACAAGTGAATTTTTAAAAATTTTAAAAGAAGATATGAGTGTGCCACTCATAAAATCGATCCGCAAACAAGCTGAAATTTGTGCTAAAAACGAGTTAGAAAAAGCGATCAAAAAGGGCTATCTAAAACATAGTGATTATGAAGAGGCGCAAAAACTAATTCACCAAGTTTTTAAGGCATTTTTGCATCAGCCAACGATGAAGCTAAAAGAGCTTGCGGACAAAGAAGGAGCAAGAGAGCTTTCAAGCGGAGTTAGATATCTATTTGACATAAAAGAAGAGCAAATTTTTCAAGCAGGAGATATAGATGAGATTTAG
- a CDS encoding polyprenyl synthetase family protein, giving the protein MDKIDEIMDKFISELGYKGAFEMFLKISSGKKLRSKLLLKIAGESEISLKLCAIIELIHLASLLHDDVIDEANIRRGKPSINALFGSKNSVMLGDILYSKAYFELTKFDSSIAVIISDAVSKLSIGEMMDVKMAENFNENEQEYLKMIYYKTAVLIEATAICGAKLAGKDSEKFGIYGKNLGLAFQIVDDILDITQDEKILGKPALNDFVEGKTTLPYIYLYKSLDEAGKTKLRSLWAKKLNAGEISWLKEEFVKTNSLQKAVNEAKRLGNEAIESIKEYKNAELEGIIKSMIDREF; this is encoded by the coding sequence ATGGATAAAATCGATGAAATAATGGATAAATTTATAAGCGAGCTTGGCTACAAAGGGGCGTTTGAGATGTTTTTAAAGATAAGCTCAGGCAAGAAGCTGCGCTCAAAACTTCTTTTAAAAATAGCGGGCGAGAGTGAAATTTCTCTTAAGCTTTGCGCTATCATCGAGCTCATCCACCTTGCAAGCTTACTACACGACGACGTCATAGACGAGGCAAATATAAGACGCGGCAAGCCAAGCATAAACGCGCTTTTTGGTAGTAAAAACTCGGTTATGTTGGGCGACATCCTCTACTCAAAGGCTTATTTTGAGCTTACAAAATTTGATTCAAGCATCGCAGTTATCATCTCAGATGCAGTCAGCAAGCTAAGTATCGGCGAGATGATGGATGTGAAAATGGCTGAAAATTTTAATGAAAACGAGCAAGAATATTTAAAAATGATCTACTATAAAACAGCTGTTTTGATAGAAGCCACGGCTATTTGCGGAGCAAAGCTAGCTGGCAAAGATAGCGAGAAATTTGGAATTTATGGCAAAAATTTAGGCCTTGCGTTTCAGATCGTTGATGACATATTAGACATAACTCAAGATGAAAAAATACTTGGCAAACCAGCACTTAATGACTTTGTAGAGGGTAAAACGACACTCCCTTACATATATCTTTATAAGAGCTTAGACGAGGCTGGTAAGACAAAGCTTAGATCGCTTTGGGCAAAGAAGCTAAACGCGGGCGAAATTTCATGGCTAAAAGAGGAATTTGTTAAGACAAATTCGCTTCAAAAAGCAGTAAATGAAGCAAAAAGGCTTGGAAATGAAGCGATAGAATCGATAAAAGAGTATAAAAACGCCGAGCTTGAAGGGATCATAAAAAGCATGATAGATAGGGAATTTTAA
- a CDS encoding DUF2018 family protein, which translates to MIDIFEGSARDKFYDILFNANAVLVKNEIDKIFEKFVAMSELCEKHGISEGEIRNFIVSEQDKIYNGVNDLYIELSGEILSQNE; encoded by the coding sequence ATGATAGATATATTTGAGGGCAGTGCGAGGGATAAATTTTATGACATTTTGTTTAACGCAAATGCCGTTTTGGTTAAAAACGAGATAGATAAAATTTTTGAAAAATTTGTGGCTATGAGTGAGCTTTGCGAAAAGCATGGCATTAGCGAGGGCGAGATCAGAAATTTTATAGTCTCAGAGCAAGATAAAATTTATAACGGAGTAAATGACCTATATATCGAGCTTAGCGGAGAAATTTTAAGCCAAAATGAGTAA
- a CDS encoding HAD family hydrolase, translating into MKVVIFDMDGTVIDSGEAIYKTVNEVRDELNLPPLEKEFIIKAINEPGRNLALEFYGIDTPSRSLKEGFEEKFKKFYDECATTYEGVKELLQKCKEAHYKVVLASNAPHDTLEKILKKNEIYELFDEVIGASKEIPQKPDPAMLHLAVSRTGASKAIFVGDSLKDELAAKNANMPYVQVCWGFGEDSKTATYNAKNVSEAWEIILNF; encoded by the coding sequence TTGAAAGTAGTTATTTTTGATATGGATGGCACGGTGATAGATAGCGGCGAGGCGATATATAAAACGGTAAATGAAGTAAGAGATGAGCTAAATTTGCCGCCACTTGAAAAGGAATTTATCATAAAAGCGATCAACGAGCCAGGTAGAAATTTAGCCCTTGAGTTTTACGGCATCGACACGCCAAGTAGGAGCTTGAAAGAGGGTTTTGAAGAGAAATTTAAGAAATTTTACGATGAATGTGCGACTACCTATGAGGGCGTAAAAGAGCTTTTGCAAAAGTGCAAAGAGGCTCACTATAAGGTTGTTTTGGCAAGCAACGCACCACATGATACGCTAGAGAAAATTTTAAAGAAAAATGAAATTTATGAGCTATTTGACGAGGTCATCGGCGCTAGCAAGGAGATACCGCAAAAGCCAGATCCTGCGATGCTTCACCTAGCTGTTAGTAGAACTGGAGCTAGCAAGGCGATATTTGTAGGAGATAGCCTAAAAGACGAGCTAGCTGCCAAAAATGCAAATATGCCTTACGTGCAAGTTTGCTGGGGATTTGGCGAGGATAGCAAAACAGCCACGTATAACGCTAAAAATGTTAGCGAGGCATGGGAGATAATATTAAATTTTTAA
- a CDS encoding O-acetylhomoserine aminocarboxypropyltransferase/cysteine synthase family protein, which translates to MRQETAAIHVGYDTNEGFGTMAVPIFQSTAYDFGSAETAAARFDLKDNGYIYTRLSNPTTDIFEKRVAALEGGAAAIATASGQSALFYSIINLAQAGDNIIIAKKIYGGTTVLFTHTLKRFGIEARVFDSDTADDLEGFIDDKTRAIFFETLSNPQISIPNIEKIVEIANKYGIISITDNTVPTPIIFQPLRHGVDVCVHSASKYMSGQGLSLAGVVVSANHLNDKLKGNKRYEHFNVPDASYHDIVYADMTDRFDIYTLRMRLAIVRDIGAVISPFNSWQLIQGLETLAVRVERHSQNALKVAKFLNSHKHIKSVAYPGLADNVDHAKAQKYFKDGMANGLFCFETDSFERAKKMLERVKLFKIVVNIGDTKSLITHPASTTHQQLSSEELIKAGITKELIRVSIGLENAEDLIADLAQALE; encoded by the coding sequence ATGAGGCAAGAAACCGCTGCGATCCACGTAGGCTACGATACAAACGAGGGCTTTGGCACGATGGCTGTGCCTATTTTTCAAAGCACAGCTTATGACTTCGGAAGTGCCGAGACAGCAGCTGCTAGGTTTGATCTAAAAGATAACGGCTACATCTACACAAGACTTAGCAACCCAACGACAGATATCTTTGAAAAAAGAGTCGCTGCACTTGAGGGCGGAGCCGCTGCGATAGCGACTGCAAGCGGTCAGTCAGCTTTGTTTTACAGCATCATAAATTTAGCCCAAGCAGGCGATAATATCATCATCGCTAAGAAAATTTATGGCGGCACAACGGTGCTTTTTACGCACACGCTAAAAAGATTTGGCATAGAAGCTAGAGTCTTTGACAGCGACACAGCTGATGATCTGGAGGGTTTTATAGATGATAAAACTAGGGCTATATTTTTTGAAACGCTTTCAAATCCGCAAATTTCTATCCCAAATATCGAGAAAATCGTAGAAATCGCAAACAAATATGGCATCATCAGCATCACTGATAACACCGTGCCAACGCCTATCATCTTTCAGCCACTTCGCCACGGCGTCGATGTTTGCGTGCATAGCGCTAGCAAATATATGAGCGGTCAGGGTCTTAGTCTAGCGGGCGTGGTCGTAAGCGCAAATCACCTAAACGATAAGCTAAAAGGCAACAAGAGATATGAGCACTTTAACGTGCCAGATGCGAGCTATCACGACATCGTTTATGCTGATATGACGGATCGTTTTGATATCTACACGCTAAGAATGAGGCTTGCCATCGTGCGCGACATCGGCGCTGTGATCTCTCCGTTTAACTCTTGGCAGCTCATACAAGGGCTTGAAACGCTTGCTGTTAGAGTTGAGAGACACTCGCAAAACGCGCTAAAAGTGGCTAAATTTCTAAACTCTCACAAACATATAAAAAGCGTAGCATACCCAGGACTTGCCGACAACGTAGATCATGCAAAGGCACAAAAATACTTTAAAGACGGCATGGCAAATGGACTATTTTGCTTTGAGACTGATAGCTTTGAGCGCGCGAAAAAGATGCTAGAGCGCGTAAAACTCTTTAAGATCGTAGTAAATATCGGCGATACAAAGTCGCTCATCACACACCCAGCCTCGACAACTCACCAGCAGCTAAGTAGCGAAGAGCTCATCAAAGCTGGCATCACAAAAGAGCTGATAAGAGTTAGTATAGGTCTTGAAAACGCCGAGGATCTGATCGCTGATCTAGCTCAAGCTTTGGAATAA
- a CDS encoding DUF1731 domain-containing protein has product MKTAIFRLGVVLGRGVDGKTGGALAKMLPIFKLGLGGVLAGGKQSFSWVHLDDLLKAYELVLNREISGIFNLVSPEFATNESFTKTLANTLKRPAIFNVPSFVLQLKFGEGSAILLEGADVRPVNLLKQGFEFKFGDLNAALSEILS; this is encoded by the coding sequence GTGAAAACGGCGATTTTTAGGCTTGGCGTAGTGCTTGGCAGAGGGGTTGATGGCAAAACGGGCGGTGCTTTGGCTAAGATGTTGCCGATTTTTAAGCTAGGTCTTGGCGGCGTTTTGGCAGGCGGAAAGCAGAGCTTTTCGTGGGTGCATCTGGACGATTTGCTAAAAGCTTATGAGCTTGTGCTAAATCGTGAAATTTCAGGCATTTTTAACCTTGTTTCGCCAGAATTTGCTACCAATGAAAGCTTCACAAAGACCCTTGCAAACACACTTAAACGCCCAGCCATTTTTAATGTCCCAAGCTTTGTTTTGCAGCTAAAATTTGGCGAAGGCTCGGCGATATTGCTTGAAGGTGCAGATGTGCGACCTGTAAATTTACTAAAACAGGGCTTTGAGTTTAAATTTGGTGATTTAAACGCTGCTTTGAGTGAAATTTTAAGCTGA
- a CDS encoding NAD-dependent epimerase/dehydratase family protein, translating to MKIAINGTSGFVGSNLCEFLASKGHEILKIKREIYADISASTEILQECDALINLAGANISQRWSQSYKNELFNSRIASTKNLVLALSKTSKKPKIFISTSAVGIYESGLIHDESSQNFSKGFLGKLAVAWEK from the coding sequence TTGAAAATAGCGATAAATGGCACGAGTGGTTTTGTTGGCTCAAATTTGTGTGAGTTTTTAGCTTCAAAAGGGCATGAAATTTTAAAAATAAAGCGTGAGATTTATGCGGATATTTCAGCTTCGACTGAGATTTTGCAAGAGTGTGATGCTCTAATAAATTTAGCTGGTGCAAACATCTCGCAAAGATGGAGTCAAAGCTATAAAAATGAGCTTTTTAATAGCCGAATTGCAAGTACGAAAAACCTTGTTTTGGCACTTTCAAAGACTTCAAAAAAGCCCAAAATTTTCATCTCAACTTCGGCGGTTGGCATTTATGAGAGCGGTTTAATACACGATGAAAGTTCGCAGAATTTTAGTAAAGGATTTTTGGGAAAATTGGCGGTGGCTTGGGAAAAATGA
- the rpsR gene encoding 30S ribosomal protein S18, with translation MRNFFTKKVRWVNCKFTEAKIDFIDYKDTSLLKYCLSERFKIMPRRLTGTSKRYQEMVEKAIKRVRHAAIIPYIVDRKDVASNPFEGL, from the coding sequence ATGAGAAATTTTTTTACAAAAAAAGTGAGATGGGTTAATTGCAAATTTACAGAAGCAAAGATTGATTTTATAGACTACAAAGACACTTCACTTTTAAAGTATTGCTTGTCAGAGAGATTTAAAATCATGCCAAGACGCCTAACTGGCACATCAAAAAGATACCAAGAGATGGTAGAAAAAGCGATCAAGAGAGTACGTCACGCAGCCATCATACCTTATATAGTTGATCGCAAGGACGTAGCTTCAAATCCTTTTGAAGGTCTATAA
- a CDS encoding potassium/proton antiporter, which produces MENLLLFFAVLLITSILLSKISDKFGIPSLIIFLGVGMLAGSDGLLGVNFDDQMIAQNVGMLALIFILYAGGLDTDFAAIKPIFGRGLALAILGVFLTALAIAPVAKYLLDFTWAEAFLLGSIISSTDAAAVFAILRAKKISLKNSIAPLLELESGSNDPMAIFLTMTIVQMISLNTTPTASEWAITLVKQFGIGIAMGYLFGVALPAMFNRLRLKSWGLYPVFSIAWILLLYTLCFKIGGNGYLAVYIAGIFINKKEFSHKKNLVGFHDGIAWTMQIVVFLTLGLLVNPSELPATALMALVLALWLMFFARPLGVFASLVFSKFKINEQIFISWVGLRGVVPVVLATYVYVDGVRDADMIFNIIFFMVLISILIQGMSLGFAADKFKVKESEQEDVKPVENSPILSYTLRQHTIHYGSKLIGKDLAQLELPSEFLIILIKRKNEYQKPTGSTIFEENDLLLIQCENQVLYQDTVKYLTY; this is translated from the coding sequence TTGGAGAATTTACTACTATTTTTTGCAGTTTTGCTTATAACTAGCATTCTTTTAAGTAAGATCTCTGATAAATTTGGAATTCCATCTTTAATAATATTTTTAGGCGTTGGTATGCTAGCTGGCTCAGACGGACTGCTTGGCGTAAATTTTGATGATCAAATGATTGCTCAGAATGTCGGCATGTTAGCACTTATTTTTATACTTTATGCTGGTGGGCTAGATACTGATTTTGCAGCGATTAAGCCTATTTTTGGTAGAGGTTTAGCGCTTGCTATACTTGGTGTTTTCTTAACCGCGCTAGCCATCGCTCCAGTAGCAAAATATCTGCTTGATTTTACTTGGGCGGAGGCCTTTTTGCTAGGCTCCATCATCTCTTCAACAGATGCAGCAGCGGTATTTGCCATACTAAGAGCTAAGAAAATTTCACTTAAAAATAGCATTGCTCCATTGCTTGAACTTGAATCTGGCTCAAACGATCCAATGGCGATATTTTTAACTATGACGATCGTTCAAATGATCTCACTAAATACCACGCCGACAGCATCTGAGTGGGCGATTACGCTAGTTAAGCAGTTTGGCATAGGCATCGCCATGGGTTATTTGTTTGGCGTTGCTTTGCCAGCCATGTTTAATAGACTTCGCCTAAAAAGCTGGGGCCTTTATCCAGTTTTTTCTATCGCTTGGATATTGCTTTTATACACACTTTGCTTTAAAATTGGTGGCAATGGCTACCTGGCTGTCTATATAGCTGGAATTTTTATAAACAAAAAAGAGTTTTCTCATAAGAAAAATTTAGTCGGTTTTCACGATGGTATCGCTTGGACGATGCAGATAGTTGTCTTTTTGACGCTTGGCCTTTTAGTAAATCCTTCCGAGCTTCCAGCAACAGCACTAATGGCGCTTGTTTTGGCCTTATGGCTTATGTTTTTTGCAAGACCACTTGGTGTTTTTGCATCGCTTGTATTTTCAAAATTTAAGATAAATGAGCAAATTTTTATCTCTTGGGTTGGGCTAAGAGGCGTTGTGCCGGTCGTGCTAGCTACTTATGTTTATGTCGATGGCGTACGTGATGCGGATATGATTTTTAACATTATATTTTTTATGGTTTTGATTTCTATTTTGATACAGGGTATGTCACTTGGCTTTGCGGCTGATAAATTTAAGGTCAAAGAGAGTGAGCAAGAGGATGTTAAGCCGGTAGAAAACTCGCCGATCCTAAGTTACACACTTCGTCAGCATACCATCCACTATGGCTCAAAACTAATTGGCAAAGATTTGGCTCAGCTTGAGCTTCCAAGTGAATTTTTAATAATCCTAATAAAACGTAAAAATGAGTATCAAAAGCCAACTGGCTCAACAATCTTTGAAGAAAATGACCTGTTACTGATACAATGCGAAAATCAAGTGCTGTATCAAGATACGGTTAAGTATTTGACATATTAA
- a CDS encoding pyridoxal-5'-phosphate-dependent protein has translation MAAKIFSPVDLLSIIDLEIAFINRYKNVKDYAKNLSLIYFSLPSTKEYSELFEKFLRQTDVVVRENEHYVVVLHGTNERGASELLSGIQEFLNAEPIDLIVSYPKDGRNAKELTTKLQDEIKDNYGVLLEMLSNQEKFEAFESMI, from the coding sequence ATGGCAGCAAAAATTTTCTCACCAGTTGATCTCTTATCAATAATAGATCTTGAAATAGCTTTTATAAATCGTTATAAAAATGTAAAAGATTATGCAAAAAATTTATCTTTGATATATTTTTCTTTGCCAAGCACCAAAGAGTATAGTGAACTCTTTGAAAAATTTTTAAGACAAACCGATGTTGTTGTAAGAGAGAACGAGCATTATGTGGTCGTGCTTCATGGAACAAATGAAAGAGGAGCTAGCGAACTATTATCAGGTATTCAAGAGTTTTTAAACGCTGAGCCAATTGATTTAATAGTGAGCTATCCAAAAGACGGAAGAAACGCTAAAGAGCTTACTACTAAGCTTCAAGATGAGATAAAAGACAATTATGGTGTATTGCTTGAAATGCTTTCAAATCAAGAAAAATTTGAAGCTTTTGAAAGCATGATTTAA